One Balaenoptera musculus isolate JJ_BM4_2016_0621 chromosome 13, mBalMus1.pri.v3, whole genome shotgun sequence genomic region harbors:
- the TMEM178A gene encoding transmembrane protein 178A isoform X3, producing the protein MAVAVLLCGCIVAVVSFFWEESLTQHVAGLLFLMTGIFCTISLCTYAASISYDLNRLPKLIYSLPDDVEHGYSWSIFCAWCSLGFIVAAGGLCIAYPFISRTKIAHLKSGRDSTV; encoded by the exons ATGGCTGTGGCCGTCCTGCTCTGTGGCTGCATTGTGGCCGTGGTCAGCTTCTTCTGGGAGGAAAGCCTGACCCAGCATGTGGCCGGACTCCTTTTCCTCATGACAG GAATATTTTGCACCATTTCCCTCTGCACTTACGCCGCCAGCATCTCCTATGATTTGAACCGGCTCCCGAAGCTAATTTATAGCCTGCCTGATGATGTGGAACACGGCTACAGCTGGTCTATCTTTTGTGCCTGGTGCAGTTTAGGCTTTATTGTGGCAGCTGGAGGTCTCTGCATCGCTTACCCATTTATTAGCCGGACCAAGATTGCACATCTAAAGTCTGGCAGGGACTCCACGGTATGA
- the TMEM178A gene encoding transmembrane protein 178A isoform X2, whose translation MGNSVKAARNNGPVLTVIFLLLLQMALRFGFFCCKVLALEGGIAQRCTAIKYHFSQPIRLRNIPFNLTKTIQQDEWHLLHLRRITAGFLGMAVAVLLCGCIVAVVSFFWEESLTQHVAGLLFLMTGIFCTISLCTYAASISYDLNRLPKLIYSLPDDVEHGYSWSIFCAWCSLGFIVAAGGLCIAYPFISRTKIAHLKSGRDSTV comes from the exons ATGGGAAATAGTGTAAAAGCTGCTAGAAACAACGGTCCTGTCCTGACTGTcatcttcctgctgctgctgcaaatggctttgAGATTTGGCTTCTTCTGCTGTAAGGTTCTTGCACTGGAAGGTG GTATTGCACAGCGATGTACAGCTATCAAGTACCACTTTTCTCAGCCGATACGCTTACGAAACATTCCTTTCAATTTGACCAAGACAATTCAGCAAGATGAATGGCACCTGCTTC ATTTAAGAAGAATCACTGCTGGCTTCCTGGGCATGGCTGTGGCCGTCCTGCTCTGTGGCTGCATTGTGGCCGTGGTCAGCTTCTTCTGGGAGGAAAGCCTGACCCAGCATGTGGCCGGACTCCTTTTCCTCATGACAG GAATATTTTGCACCATTTCCCTCTGCACTTACGCCGCCAGCATCTCCTATGATTTGAACCGGCTCCCGAAGCTAATTTATAGCCTGCCTGATGATGTGGAACACGGCTACAGCTGGTCTATCTTTTGTGCCTGGTGCAGTTTAGGCTTTATTGTGGCAGCTGGAGGTCTCTGCATCGCTTACCCATTTATTAGCCGGACCAAGATTGCACATCTAAAGTCTGGCAGGGACTCCACGGTATGA